The following coding sequences are from one Rhipicephalus microplus isolate Deutch F79 chromosome 3, USDA_Rmic, whole genome shotgun sequence window:
- the LOC119167538 gene encoding uncharacterized protein LOC119167538 isoform X8, which produces MQMKRKFCQQAVHKPSLKLFLLVWLLIWRSLDFVSLEQSSALASVQDRLHSCRKKEGPFSCVRCNASFVMKRQLVKHMLIHTGQGPFPCVHCNASFSQKDHLVSHMCVHTGERPFSCVHCNASFSMKGNLVIHMRTHTGERPFSCVHCNASFVMKGHLVKHMLIHTEEGPFPCVHCNASFSQKDHLVSHMCVHTGERPFSCVHCNASFSMKGNLVIHMRTHTGERPFSCVHCNASFVMKGHLVKHMLIHTEEGPFPCVHCNASFSQKDHLVSHMCVHTGERPFSCVHCNASFSMKGNLVIHMRTHTGERPFSCVHCNASFVMKCQLVKHMVIHPGERPFSCIHCNASFSQKHRLVSHMRMHTGERPFSCGYCSSSFAAKRNLVRHLRTHTGERPFSCVHCSAAFGSKSHLVEHFRMHTRERHFSCFHCNASFSQKRHLTNHMSLRHANTMSEM; this is translated from the coding sequence GTTCCTTGGATTTCGTGTCTCTGGAGCAGTCTTCTGCATTGGCGTCCGTACAAGATCGACTGCATTCCTGCCGCAAAAAGGAGGGTCCCTTTTCCTGTGTCCGCTGCAATGCATCGTTTGTGATGAAAAGACAGCTCGTGAAGCACATGCTCATTCACACAGGACAGGGTCCCTTCCCCTGTGttcactgcaatgcatccttttctcAGAAAGACCACCTTGTAAGTCACATGTGCGTGCACACcggagagcgtcccttttcctgtgtTCATTGCAATGCGTCCTTTTCAATGAAGGGCAACCTTGTAATACACATGCGCACTCACACTGgtgagcgtccattttcctgtgtccactgcaatgcatcattTGTGATGAAAGGACACCTCGTGAAGCACATGCTCATTCACACAGAAGAGGGCCCTTTCCCCTGTGttcactgcaatgcatccttttctcAGAAAGACCACCTTGTAAGTCACATGTGCGTGCACACcggagagcgtcccttttcctgtgtTCATTGCAATGCGTCCTTTTCAATGAAGGGCAACCTTGTAATACACATGCGCACTCACACTGgtgagcgtccattttcctgtgtccactgcaatgcatcattTGTGATGAAAGGACACCTCGTGAAGCACATGCTCATTCACACAGAAGAGGGCCCTTTCCCCTGTGttcactgcaatgcatccttttctcAGAAAGACCACCTTGTAAGTCACATGTGCGTGCACACcggagagcgtcccttttcctgtgtTCATTGCAATGCGTCCTTTTCAATGAAGGGCAACCTTGTAATACACATGCGCACTCACACTGgtgagcgtccattttcctgtgtccactgcaatgcatcattTGTAATGAAATGCCAGCTTGTTAAACACATGGTCATTCATCCAGGAGAGCGCCCTTTCAGCTGtatccactgcaatgcatctttttctCAGAAACACCGCCTCGTAAGTCACATGCGCATGCACACTGGTGAGCGTCCCTTTTCTTGTGGCTACTGCAGTTCATCCTTTGCAGCGAAGCGTAACCTCGTGAGACACttgcgcactcacacaggagagcgtcccttttcctgtgtccactgcagtgCAGCATTTGGTTCAAAAAGCCACCTTGTGGAGCACTTCCGCATGCACACTAGAGAGCGACACTTCTCCTGTTttcactgcaatgcatccttttcacAGAAACGCCACCTTACAAATCACATGTCTCTGCGTCATGCGAACACGATGTCAGAAATGTGA